The following proteins come from a genomic window of Montipora foliosa isolate CH-2021 chromosome 2, ASM3666993v2, whole genome shotgun sequence:
- the LOC137990978 gene encoding uncharacterized protein isoform X5: MGTPPIVQFIITSAFVSLHVASACPNDDCRELVFPSFFFFAHKLLVKHNITTIQVCDLEECKWRCYQDPNCVSVNIHTHKNNEGLYRCELNNATHLRHGPEFLDAVDYFYHGADSACDKVDRCANGAVCQSGYTDKGYRCVCPAGGNFANCQQDIDECVTRMHNCCKDAVCNNTKGSYTCSCKPGYFGDGYNCTDIDECFLGNHTCSSDANCINTNGSYNCTCKAEYVGDGRNCSVQVRMAWFPLNATFNTSEINNRVSPGFSKNVTLAKGPDGREGGSYEFQHGGGLIKFSNNQSGYLDMRYSVTILYWLYHLEFNSSQKDNYLIIYRNGTRKGLRIFDYRKSDESQKRIIKLTYGKQHNITLRHQYEIQALNSWRFLGTTYNRSSGEAKFWVNGTATETKNIGKDFELGTQYPLKIRSHNFKGRITQLRIYNCPLTQEQIQKIKGQFKTPQSGGDSSTHGHDISSTPSTSIKTSTSARPAT; this comes from the exons ATGATTGTCGGGAACTTGTCTTCCCATCGTTTTTTTTCTTCGCCCACAAACTGCTGGTGAAACATAACATTACTACTATCCAAGTCTGCGATTTAGAAGAATGCAAGTGGCGATGCTATCAAGACCCTAATTGCGTTAGTGTTAATATTCATACCCACAAAAATAACGAGGGACTTTACAGATGTGAGCTGAACAACGCCACTCATCTTAGACATGGTCCAGAGTTTCTGGACGCAGTGGATTACTTCTATCATGGAGCAGAC AGTGCCTGTGATAAGGTAGATCGCTGTGCCAACGGAGCTGTTTGCCAATCTGGATATACAGACAAAGGATATCGCTGTGTTTGTCCTGCAGGAGGGAACTTTGCCAATTGTCAACAAG ATATCGACGAATGCGTGACACGAATGCACAATTGCTGTAAAGATGCAGTGTGTAACAACACCAAAGGATCGTATACTTGCTCGTGTAAACCAGGATACTTTGGTGATGGATACAATTGTACCG ATATTGATGAGTGTTTCCTTGGAAATCACACCTGTAGCTCTGACGCAAATTGCATCAACACCAATGGTTCATATAATTGCACTTGTAAGGCAGAGTAtgttggagacggacgaaaCTGCTCCG TTCAAGTTCGAATGGCCTGGTTTCCACTCAACGCTACGTTCAATACCTCGGAAATCAACAACCGTGTTTCCCCAGGTTTCTCAAAAAATGTGACCCTTGCAAAAGGCCCTGACggcagagaaggaggctcctaCGAATTTCAGCATGGCGGCGGTCTAATCAAGTTTTCTAACAACCAGAGCGGATATTTAGACATGCGCTATTCAGTGACAATTCTGTATTGGTTGTACCATTTGGAATTTAACAGCAGTCAAAAGGACAATTATCTGATAATCTACAGGAATGGAACAAGGAAGGGGCTGAGAATATTTGATTATCGAAAATCTGACGAGTCCCAGAAGCGTATCATCAAATTAACATATGGTAAACAACATAACATCACCCTTCGGCATCAGTATGAAATTCAAGCTTTAAACAGTTGGAGATTTCTTGGAACGACGTATAATCGTTCGTCTGGCGAAGCCAAGTTCTGGGTTAATGGAACCGCGACTGAGACGAAAAACATTGGGAAAGATTTTGAACTGGGGACACAATACCCGCTTAAAATAAGAAGCCATAATTTCAAAGGAAGAATCACGCAGCTGCGAATATACAATTGTCCATTGACCCAGGAACAAATACAGAAGATAAAAGGGCAATTCAAGACCCCACAGAGTGGAG GAGATTCTTCCACGCATGGTCATGACATTTCAAGTACACCAAGCACCTCAATCAAGACAAGCACTTCAGCACGCCCAGCAACCTGA
- the LOC137990978 gene encoding uncharacterized protein isoform X4, whose product MGTPPIVQFIITSAFVSLHVASACPNDDCRELVFPSFFFFAHKLLVKHNITTIQVCDLEECKWRCYQDPNCVSVNIHTHKNNEGLYRCELNNATHLRHGPEFLDAVDYFYHGADSACDKVDRCANGAVCQSGYTDKGYRCVCPAGGNFANCQQDIDECVTRMHNCCKDAVCNNTKGSYTCSCKPGYFGDGYNCTDIDECFLGNHTCSSDANCINTNGSYNCTCKAEYVGDGRNCSVQVRMAWFPLNATFNTSEINNRVSPGFSKNVTLAKGPDGREGGSYEFQHGGGLIKFSNNQSGYLDMRYSVTILYWLYHLEFNSSQKDNYLIIYRNGTRKGLRIFDYRKSDESQKRIIKLTYGKQHNITLRHQYEIQALNSWRFLGTTYNRSSGEAKFWVNGTATETKNIGKDFELGTQYPLKIRSHNFKGRITQLRIYNCPLTQEQIQKIKGQFKTPQSGGESETIRLTEASISGDSSTHGHDISSTPSTSIKTSTSARPAT is encoded by the exons ATGATTGTCGGGAACTTGTCTTCCCATCGTTTTTTTTCTTCGCCCACAAACTGCTGGTGAAACATAACATTACTACTATCCAAGTCTGCGATTTAGAAGAATGCAAGTGGCGATGCTATCAAGACCCTAATTGCGTTAGTGTTAATATTCATACCCACAAAAATAACGAGGGACTTTACAGATGTGAGCTGAACAACGCCACTCATCTTAGACATGGTCCAGAGTTTCTGGACGCAGTGGATTACTTCTATCATGGAGCAGAC AGTGCCTGTGATAAGGTAGATCGCTGTGCCAACGGAGCTGTTTGCCAATCTGGATATACAGACAAAGGATATCGCTGTGTTTGTCCTGCAGGAGGGAACTTTGCCAATTGTCAACAAG ATATCGACGAATGCGTGACACGAATGCACAATTGCTGTAAAGATGCAGTGTGTAACAACACCAAAGGATCGTATACTTGCTCGTGTAAACCAGGATACTTTGGTGATGGATACAATTGTACCG ATATTGATGAGTGTTTCCTTGGAAATCACACCTGTAGCTCTGACGCAAATTGCATCAACACCAATGGTTCATATAATTGCACTTGTAAGGCAGAGTAtgttggagacggacgaaaCTGCTCCG TTCAAGTTCGAATGGCCTGGTTTCCACTCAACGCTACGTTCAATACCTCGGAAATCAACAACCGTGTTTCCCCAGGTTTCTCAAAAAATGTGACCCTTGCAAAAGGCCCTGACggcagagaaggaggctcctaCGAATTTCAGCATGGCGGCGGTCTAATCAAGTTTTCTAACAACCAGAGCGGATATTTAGACATGCGCTATTCAGTGACAATTCTGTATTGGTTGTACCATTTGGAATTTAACAGCAGTCAAAAGGACAATTATCTGATAATCTACAGGAATGGAACAAGGAAGGGGCTGAGAATATTTGATTATCGAAAATCTGACGAGTCCCAGAAGCGTATCATCAAATTAACATATGGTAAACAACATAACATCACCCTTCGGCATCAGTATGAAATTCAAGCTTTAAACAGTTGGAGATTTCTTGGAACGACGTATAATCGTTCGTCTGGCGAAGCCAAGTTCTGGGTTAATGGAACCGCGACTGAGACGAAAAACATTGGGAAAGATTTTGAACTGGGGACACAATACCCGCTTAAAATAAGAAGCCATAATTTCAAAGGAAGAATCACGCAGCTGCGAATATACAATTGTCCATTGACCCAGGAACAAATACAGAAGATAAAAGGGCAATTCAAGACCCCACAGAGTGGAGGTGAGAGTGAAACAATACGTCTTACTGAAGCAAGCATATCAG GAGATTCTTCCACGCATGGTCATGACATTTCAAGTACACCAAGCACCTCAATCAAGACAAGCACTTCAGCACGCCCAGCAACCTGA
- the LOC137990978 gene encoding uncharacterized protein isoform X3: MGTPPIVQFIITSAFVSLHVASACPNDDCRELVFPSFFFFAHKLLVKHNITTIQVCDLEECKWRCYQDPNCVSVNIHTHKNNEGLYRCELNNATHLRHGPEFLDAVDYFYHGADSACDKVDRCANGAVCQSGYTDKGYRCVCPAGGNFANCQQDIDECVTRMHNCCKDAVCNNTKGSYTCSCKPGYFGDGYNCTDIDECFLGNHTCSSDANCINTNGSYNCTCKAEYVGDGRNCSVQVRMAWFPLNATFNTSEINNRVSPGFSKNVTLAKGPDGREGGSYEFQHGGGLIKFSNNQSGYLDMRYSVTILYWLYHLEFNSSQKDNYLIIYRNGTRKGLRIFDYRKSDESQKRIIKLTYGKQHNITLRHQYEIQALNSWRFLGTTYNRSSGEAKFWVNGTATETKNIGKDFELGTQYPLKIRSHNFKGRITQLRIYNCPLTQEQIQKIKGQFKTPQSGGDTSTHGLDISSTPSTSIKTSTSAHPPSQVGQTVKKDAAKTEGGSTG; this comes from the exons ATGATTGTCGGGAACTTGTCTTCCCATCGTTTTTTTTCTTCGCCCACAAACTGCTGGTGAAACATAACATTACTACTATCCAAGTCTGCGATTTAGAAGAATGCAAGTGGCGATGCTATCAAGACCCTAATTGCGTTAGTGTTAATATTCATACCCACAAAAATAACGAGGGACTTTACAGATGTGAGCTGAACAACGCCACTCATCTTAGACATGGTCCAGAGTTTCTGGACGCAGTGGATTACTTCTATCATGGAGCAGAC AGTGCCTGTGATAAGGTAGATCGCTGTGCCAACGGAGCTGTTTGCCAATCTGGATATACAGACAAAGGATATCGCTGTGTTTGTCCTGCAGGAGGGAACTTTGCCAATTGTCAACAAG ATATCGACGAATGCGTGACACGAATGCACAATTGCTGTAAAGATGCAGTGTGTAACAACACCAAAGGATCGTATACTTGCTCGTGTAAACCAGGATACTTTGGTGATGGATACAATTGTACCG ATATTGATGAGTGTTTCCTTGGAAATCACACCTGTAGCTCTGACGCAAATTGCATCAACACCAATGGTTCATATAATTGCACTTGTAAGGCAGAGTAtgttggagacggacgaaaCTGCTCCG TTCAAGTTCGAATGGCCTGGTTTCCACTCAACGCTACGTTCAATACCTCGGAAATCAACAACCGTGTTTCCCCAGGTTTCTCAAAAAATGTGACCCTTGCAAAAGGCCCTGACggcagagaaggaggctcctaCGAATTTCAGCATGGCGGCGGTCTAATCAAGTTTTCTAACAACCAGAGCGGATATTTAGACATGCGCTATTCAGTGACAATTCTGTATTGGTTGTACCATTTGGAATTTAACAGCAGTCAAAAGGACAATTATCTGATAATCTACAGGAATGGAACAAGGAAGGGGCTGAGAATATTTGATTATCGAAAATCTGACGAGTCCCAGAAGCGTATCATCAAATTAACATATGGTAAACAACATAACATCACCCTTCGGCATCAGTATGAAATTCAAGCTTTAAACAGTTGGAGATTTCTTGGAACGACGTATAATCGTTCGTCTGGCGAAGCCAAGTTCTGGGTTAATGGAACCGCGACTGAGACGAAAAACATTGGGAAAGATTTTGAACTGGGGACACAATACCCGCTTAAAATAAGAAGCCATAATTTCAAAGGAAGAATCACGCAGCTGCGAATATACAATTGTCCATTGACCCAGGAACAAATACAGAAGATAAAAGGGCAATTCAAGACCCCACAGAGTGGAG GAGATACTTCCACGCATGGTCTTGACATTTCAAGTACGCCAAGCACCTCAATCAAGACAAGCACATCAGCACACCCACCTTCTCAAGTAGGCCAAACGGTTAAAAAAGACGCAGCCAAAACAGAAGGAGGCAGCACTGGCTAA
- the LOC137990978 gene encoding uncharacterized protein isoform X1, giving the protein MGTPPIVQFIITSAFVSLHVASACPNDDCRELVFPSFFFFAHKLLVKHNITTIQVCDLEECKWRCYQDPNCVSVNIHTHKNNEGLYRCELNNATHLRHGPEFLDAVDYFYHGADSACDKVDRCANGAVCQSGYTDKGYRCVCPAGGNFANCQQDIDECVTRMHNCCKDAVCNNTKGSYTCSCKPGYFGDGYNCTDIDECFLGNHTCSSDANCINTNGSYNCTCKAEYVGDGRNCSVQVRMAWFPLNATFNTSEINNRVSPGFSKNVTLAKGPDGREGGSYEFQHGGGLIKFSNNQSGYLDMRYSVTILYWLYHLEFNSSQKDNYLIIYRNGTRKGLRIFDYRKSDESQKRIIKLTYGKQHNITLRHQYEIQALNSWRFLGTTYNRSSGEAKFWVNGTATETKNIGKDFELGTQYPLKIRSHNFKGRITQLRIYNCPLTQEQIQKIKGQFKTPQSGGESETIRLTEASISGDTSTHGLDISSTPSTSIKTSTSAHPPSQVGQTVKKDAAKTEGGSTG; this is encoded by the exons ATGATTGTCGGGAACTTGTCTTCCCATCGTTTTTTTTCTTCGCCCACAAACTGCTGGTGAAACATAACATTACTACTATCCAAGTCTGCGATTTAGAAGAATGCAAGTGGCGATGCTATCAAGACCCTAATTGCGTTAGTGTTAATATTCATACCCACAAAAATAACGAGGGACTTTACAGATGTGAGCTGAACAACGCCACTCATCTTAGACATGGTCCAGAGTTTCTGGACGCAGTGGATTACTTCTATCATGGAGCAGAC AGTGCCTGTGATAAGGTAGATCGCTGTGCCAACGGAGCTGTTTGCCAATCTGGATATACAGACAAAGGATATCGCTGTGTTTGTCCTGCAGGAGGGAACTTTGCCAATTGTCAACAAG ATATCGACGAATGCGTGACACGAATGCACAATTGCTGTAAAGATGCAGTGTGTAACAACACCAAAGGATCGTATACTTGCTCGTGTAAACCAGGATACTTTGGTGATGGATACAATTGTACCG ATATTGATGAGTGTTTCCTTGGAAATCACACCTGTAGCTCTGACGCAAATTGCATCAACACCAATGGTTCATATAATTGCACTTGTAAGGCAGAGTAtgttggagacggacgaaaCTGCTCCG TTCAAGTTCGAATGGCCTGGTTTCCACTCAACGCTACGTTCAATACCTCGGAAATCAACAACCGTGTTTCCCCAGGTTTCTCAAAAAATGTGACCCTTGCAAAAGGCCCTGACggcagagaaggaggctcctaCGAATTTCAGCATGGCGGCGGTCTAATCAAGTTTTCTAACAACCAGAGCGGATATTTAGACATGCGCTATTCAGTGACAATTCTGTATTGGTTGTACCATTTGGAATTTAACAGCAGTCAAAAGGACAATTATCTGATAATCTACAGGAATGGAACAAGGAAGGGGCTGAGAATATTTGATTATCGAAAATCTGACGAGTCCCAGAAGCGTATCATCAAATTAACATATGGTAAACAACATAACATCACCCTTCGGCATCAGTATGAAATTCAAGCTTTAAACAGTTGGAGATTTCTTGGAACGACGTATAATCGTTCGTCTGGCGAAGCCAAGTTCTGGGTTAATGGAACCGCGACTGAGACGAAAAACATTGGGAAAGATTTTGAACTGGGGACACAATACCCGCTTAAAATAAGAAGCCATAATTTCAAAGGAAGAATCACGCAGCTGCGAATATACAATTGTCCATTGACCCAGGAACAAATACAGAAGATAAAAGGGCAATTCAAGACCCCACAGAGTGGAGGTGAGAGTGAAACAATACGTCTTACTGAAGCAAGCATATCAG GAGATACTTCCACGCATGGTCTTGACATTTCAAGTACGCCAAGCACCTCAATCAAGACAAGCACATCAGCACACCCACCTTCTCAAGTAGGCCAAACGGTTAAAAAAGACGCAGCCAAAACAGAAGGAGGCAGCACTGGCTAA
- the LOC137990978 gene encoding uncharacterized protein isoform X2, translating to MPSISALLFGFTVIAEDDCRELVFPSFFFFAHKLLVKHNITTIQVCDLEECKWRCYQDPNCVSVNIHTHKNNEGLYRCELNNATHLRHGPEFLDAVDYFYHGADSACDKVDRCANGAVCQSGYTDKGYRCVCPAGGNFANCQQDIDECVTRMHNCCKDAVCNNTKGSYTCSCKPGYFGDGYNCTDIDECFLGNHTCSSDANCINTNGSYNCTCKAEYVGDGRNCSVQVRMAWFPLNATFNTSEINNRVSPGFSKNVTLAKGPDGREGGSYEFQHGGGLIKFSNNQSGYLDMRYSVTILYWLYHLEFNSSQKDNYLIIYRNGTRKGLRIFDYRKSDESQKRIIKLTYGKQHNITLRHQYEIQALNSWRFLGTTYNRSSGEAKFWVNGTATETKNIGKDFELGTQYPLKIRSHNFKGRITQLRIYNCPLTQEQIQKIKGQFKTPQSGGESETIRLTEASISGDTSTHGLDISSTPSTSIKTSTSAHPPSQVGQTVKKDAAKTEGGSTG from the exons ATGATTGTCGGGAACTTGTCTTCCCATCGTTTTTTTTCTTCGCCCACAAACTGCTGGTGAAACATAACATTACTACTATCCAAGTCTGCGATTTAGAAGAATGCAAGTGGCGATGCTATCAAGACCCTAATTGCGTTAGTGTTAATATTCATACCCACAAAAATAACGAGGGACTTTACAGATGTGAGCTGAACAACGCCACTCATCTTAGACATGGTCCAGAGTTTCTGGACGCAGTGGATTACTTCTATCATGGAGCAGAC AGTGCCTGTGATAAGGTAGATCGCTGTGCCAACGGAGCTGTTTGCCAATCTGGATATACAGACAAAGGATATCGCTGTGTTTGTCCTGCAGGAGGGAACTTTGCCAATTGTCAACAAG ATATCGACGAATGCGTGACACGAATGCACAATTGCTGTAAAGATGCAGTGTGTAACAACACCAAAGGATCGTATACTTGCTCGTGTAAACCAGGATACTTTGGTGATGGATACAATTGTACCG ATATTGATGAGTGTTTCCTTGGAAATCACACCTGTAGCTCTGACGCAAATTGCATCAACACCAATGGTTCATATAATTGCACTTGTAAGGCAGAGTAtgttggagacggacgaaaCTGCTCCG TTCAAGTTCGAATGGCCTGGTTTCCACTCAACGCTACGTTCAATACCTCGGAAATCAACAACCGTGTTTCCCCAGGTTTCTCAAAAAATGTGACCCTTGCAAAAGGCCCTGACggcagagaaggaggctcctaCGAATTTCAGCATGGCGGCGGTCTAATCAAGTTTTCTAACAACCAGAGCGGATATTTAGACATGCGCTATTCAGTGACAATTCTGTATTGGTTGTACCATTTGGAATTTAACAGCAGTCAAAAGGACAATTATCTGATAATCTACAGGAATGGAACAAGGAAGGGGCTGAGAATATTTGATTATCGAAAATCTGACGAGTCCCAGAAGCGTATCATCAAATTAACATATGGTAAACAACATAACATCACCCTTCGGCATCAGTATGAAATTCAAGCTTTAAACAGTTGGAGATTTCTTGGAACGACGTATAATCGTTCGTCTGGCGAAGCCAAGTTCTGGGTTAATGGAACCGCGACTGAGACGAAAAACATTGGGAAAGATTTTGAACTGGGGACACAATACCCGCTTAAAATAAGAAGCCATAATTTCAAAGGAAGAATCACGCAGCTGCGAATATACAATTGTCCATTGACCCAGGAACAAATACAGAAGATAAAAGGGCAATTCAAGACCCCACAGAGTGGAGGTGAGAGTGAAACAATACGTCTTACTGAAGCAAGCATATCAG GAGATACTTCCACGCATGGTCTTGACATTTCAAGTACGCCAAGCACCTCAATCAAGACAAGCACATCAGCACACCCACCTTCTCAAGTAGGCCAAACGGTTAAAAAAGACGCAGCCAAAACAGAAGGAGGCAGCACTGGCTAA